A DNA window from Selenomonas sp. oral taxon 126 contains the following coding sequences:
- a CDS encoding type II toxin-antitoxin system HicA family toxin: MLLADGWFEVNCVGDHHQFKHPTKPGRVTVRHPVKDMGIRDLKSIEKQSGLKF; encoded by the coding sequence ATGCTTCTGGCGGATGGCTGGTTCGAAGTGAATTGTGTCGGCGATCATCACCAGTTCAAACATCCGACAAAGCCGGGCAGGGTGACCGTCCGTCATCCCGTTAAGGATATGGGAATTCGCGATCTCAAGAGTATTGAAAAGCAGTCGGGACTTAAGTTTTAG
- a CDS encoding type II toxin-antitoxin system HicB family antitoxin, which translates to MFPDIYRYPAIFSYEEDGVHIVFPDLPGCITFGKDEGDAVRAAREALTLHLYGMEQDEEEIPRPSSMRVLAEQEELQKNEVFLLVEAFMPAFREKQSKRFVKKTLSVPYWMNAEAERIGLNFSQTLQNAILQKLELAK; encoded by the coding sequence ATGTTTCCAGACATTTATCGCTATCCTGCGATTTTCAGCTATGAGGAAGATGGTGTTCATATTGTATTTCCGGATTTGCCGGGATGCATCACATTCGGAAAAGACGAGGGGGATGCCGTGCGTGCTGCACGTGAGGCGCTTACACTCCACCTCTATGGAATGGAGCAGGATGAGGAGGAGATTCCCCGACCGTCTTCGATGAGAGTTTTGGCAGAGCAGGAGGAACTGCAAAAGAACGAGGTCTTTCTGCTGGTGGAGGCATTTATGCCTGCATTTCGGGAGAAACAGAGCAAGCGCTTTGTCAAGAAAACCCTCTCTGTACCCTATTGGATGAACGCTGAGGCAGAGCGCATCGGACTCAATTTTTCCCAGACTCTCCAGAATGCAATCCTGCAGAAATTGGAACTGGCGAAGTGA
- the dapB gene encoding 4-hydroxy-tetrahydrodipicolinate reductase, which produces MTKVLVNGAAGRMGRAVLKAVIDDAELELVGAVDITGGADAGELAGTAKNGVLVETDLAAALERLHPDVMIDFTRPDVVYGNVLTALAHKVSPVVGTTGLSEEQKAAIKAAADENDTPAFIAPNFAIGAVLMMLMSRMAAKYMPEVEIIELHHDNKLDAPSGTAVQTAAMIAEVRAEHAQGHPDEEEKIAGARGADYEGMHIHSVRLPGYVAHQEVIFGGLGQTLSIRHDSLNRESFMPGVVLAAKKVRELKSLTVGLDKLL; this is translated from the coding sequence TTGACAAAGGTTTTGGTAAACGGCGCTGCAGGTCGCATGGGGCGCGCGGTGCTGAAAGCCGTGATCGACGATGCAGAGTTGGAACTCGTCGGTGCGGTGGATATCACAGGCGGTGCGGACGCGGGAGAGCTTGCGGGGACGGCGAAGAACGGCGTTCTTGTGGAGACGGATCTTGCGGCGGCACTCGAGCGTCTGCACCCCGATGTGATGATCGACTTCACGCGTCCCGATGTAGTGTATGGAAACGTTCTGACGGCGCTCGCACACAAGGTCTCGCCTGTGGTTGGCACAACGGGTCTCTCTGAGGAGCAGAAGGCTGCAATCAAGGCAGCGGCGGACGAGAACGATACGCCCGCCTTCATTGCGCCGAACTTCGCAATCGGCGCCGTGCTCATGATGCTCATGAGCCGCATGGCGGCAAAGTACATGCCCGAGGTCGAGATCATCGAACTCCACCACGACAACAAGCTGGACGCGCCCTCGGGGACGGCGGTGCAGACGGCGGCGATGATTGCCGAGGTGCGCGCAGAGCACGCGCAGGGGCACCCCGACGAGGAGGAGAAGATCGCGGGCGCGCGCGGCGCGGACTACGAGGGCATGCACATCCACAGCGTCCGTCTGCCGGGCTACGTCGCGCATCAGGAGGTCATCTTCGGCGGACTTGGGCAGACGCTCTCGATTCGCCACGATTCGCTGAACCGCGAGTCCTTCATGCCGGGCGTCGTGCTCGCTGCAAAGAAGGTGCGCGAGCTCAAATCGCTCACCGTCGGACTGGATAAATTACTGTAA
- a CDS encoding aspartate-semialdehyde dehydrogenase: MKKYRVAILGATGAVGQEFLNLIEECKFPFSELRLLASSRSAGKKIAFMGKEYTVEETTADSFAGIDIALFAGGAASKEFAPHAVKAGAVVIDNSSAFRMDPEVPLVVPEVNPEAIRKHKGIIANPNCSTIIMVMGLKPLYDLAKIRRIVVSTYQAVSGAGKEGMAELEAQVAALSAGKDAEANILPVGKLPKHYQIAFNLIPQIDVFMDNLYTKEEMKMIDETKKIMEDDSLRITATTVRVPVYRSHAESVNVEFESEISLDAARAALAAFPGVILRDNPSEQEYPMPLFTSGKTDVEIGRLRRDESTDNALNFWICGDQIRKGAALNALQIAEYMIAHELV; encoded by the coding sequence ATGAAGAAATATCGTGTCGCCATCCTTGGCGCAACGGGCGCCGTCGGTCAGGAGTTCCTCAACCTCATCGAAGAGTGCAAATTCCCGTTCTCTGAGCTGCGCCTCCTCGCGTCCAGCCGCTCGGCGGGCAAGAAGATCGCATTTATGGGCAAGGAATATACCGTCGAGGAGACAACGGCGGATTCCTTTGCGGGCATCGACATCGCGCTCTTTGCGGGCGGCGCGGCGAGCAAGGAGTTCGCGCCCCACGCCGTCAAGGCGGGTGCCGTCGTCATCGACAACTCGAGCGCGTTCCGCATGGATCCCGAGGTGCCGCTCGTCGTGCCCGAGGTCAACCCCGAGGCGATCAGGAAGCACAAGGGCATCATTGCAAACCCGAACTGCTCGACCATCATCATGGTCATGGGGCTGAAGCCTCTCTATGATCTCGCGAAGATCCGCCGCATCGTTGTTTCCACCTATCAGGCGGTCTCGGGTGCGGGCAAGGAGGGCATGGCGGAGCTCGAGGCTCAGGTCGCGGCACTCTCGGCGGGCAAGGACGCCGAGGCGAACATCCTGCCCGTCGGCAAGCTGCCGAAGCACTATCAGATCGCGTTCAACCTCATCCCGCAGATCGACGTTTTCATGGACAACCTCTACACGAAAGAGGAGATGAAGATGATCGACGAGACGAAGAAGATCATGGAGGACGACAGTCTGCGCATCACGGCGACCACAGTGCGCGTGCCTGTCTATCGCAGTCACGCCGAGTCTGTCAACGTCGAATTCGAGAGTGAGATCTCCCTCGATGCGGCGCGTGCGGCGCTTGCGGCGTTCCCCGGCGTCATCCTGCGCGACAATCCGTCGGAGCAGGAGTACCCGATGCCGCTCTTCACCTCGGGCAAGACGGACGTCGAGATCGGCCGTCTGCGCCGCGATGAGTCGACGGACAATGCTCTGAACTTCTGGATCTGCGGCGACCAGATTCGCAAGGGCGCGGCGCTCAACGCACTCCAGATTGCAGAGTATATGATTGCGCACGAGCTCGTCTGA
- the mraZ gene encoding division/cell wall cluster transcriptional repressor MraZ has protein sequence MFMGEYTHSIDAKGRVILPADFRQELGVSFIITKGLDGSLFLFPQAAWDEFAAKLRTLSIADPNARAFARFFIAGARTLECDKQGRFLVPANLRAYANIGLKQDVILTGADARIEVWDKEKWLRYAGEVDPNITEISTQLAGYGITI, from the coding sequence ATGTTCATGGGGGAATACACCCACAGCATTGATGCCAAGGGCCGCGTCATCCTGCCCGCCGACTTCCGTCAGGAGCTCGGCGTCTCCTTTATCATCACGAAGGGGCTGGACGGCAGTCTCTTCCTTTTCCCGCAGGCGGCATGGGATGAGTTCGCGGCAAAGCTGCGCACGCTCTCGATTGCCGACCCGAATGCGCGCGCCTTTGCCCGCTTCTTCATCGCGGGGGCGCGCACGCTCGAATGCGACAAGCAGGGGCGTTTTCTCGTCCCCGCAAATCTGCGCGCCTACGCGAACATCGGGCTCAAGCAGGATGTCATCCTCACGGGCGCGGATGCGCGCATCGAGGTCTGGGACAAGGAGAAGTGGCTGCGCTATGCGGGTGAGGTCGACCCGAATATCACGGAGATCTCGACGCAGCTTGCGGGCTACGGGATTACGATATGA
- the rsmH gene encoding 16S rRNA (cytosine(1402)-N(4))-methyltransferase RsmH codes for MTDFHHVSVLPEEALTALCIRPDGIYVDCTLGGAGHAGRIAAQLSPKGRLIGIDQDELAIAAAQERLAGAKCRVTLVRDNFRNLCAILGREGISSIDGILFDLGISSPQIDTAERGFSYMQDAPLDMRMDRRAARSARTVVNEYTAEALTEIFYTFGEERWAKRIAEFIAQERAQHPIETTGELVAVIDRAVPKAVRAQGGHPAKRVFQAIRIEVNEELTILADAMKDAVDMLRTGGRLAVITFHSLEDRIVKKTLKQLAQGCICPPRTPVCICGHTPKVRLIGKARAASASECAANPRAKSAKLRAAEKL; via the coding sequence ATGACGGACTTTCATCATGTGAGCGTCCTGCCCGAGGAGGCGCTGACGGCGCTGTGTATTCGTCCCGACGGCATCTATGTGGACTGCACGCTTGGCGGCGCGGGACACGCGGGGCGCATTGCGGCACAGCTCTCGCCGAAGGGGCGTTTGATCGGCATCGATCAGGATGAGCTGGCGATTGCCGCCGCGCAGGAACGCCTTGCAGGTGCGAAATGCAGGGTCACGCTCGTGCGCGATAACTTCCGCAATCTGTGCGCGATTCTAGGGCGTGAGGGCATTTCGTCCATCGATGGGATTCTCTTCGATCTGGGAATTTCGTCCCCGCAGATTGATACGGCGGAGCGCGGTTTCTCCTATATGCAGGATGCGCCGCTCGATATGCGTATGGATCGGCGTGCTGCACGCAGCGCACGCACGGTTGTCAACGAGTACACGGCGGAGGCGCTGACGGAGATTTTCTACACCTTCGGTGAGGAGCGCTGGGCGAAGCGTATCGCGGAGTTCATCGCCCAGGAGCGCGCACAGCATCCCATCGAGACGACGGGCGAACTCGTTGCCGTGATCGACCGCGCTGTGCCGAAGGCGGTGCGCGCGCAGGGGGGACATCCCGCGAAGCGCGTCTTTCAGGCAATCCGCATCGAGGTCAACGAGGAACTGACGATTCTTGCAGATGCAATGAAGGATGCTGTCGATATGCTCAGAACGGGCGGACGGCTTGCCGTCATCACATTCCACTCGCTCGAGGATCGCATTGTAAAGAAGACGCTGAAGCAACTCGCACAGGGCTGCATCTGCCCGCCGAGGACACCGGTCTGCATCTGTGGGCATACGCCGAAGGTGCGGCTGATCGGCAAGGCGCGTGCGGCAAGCGCCAGCGAATGCGCGGCAAATCCGCGTGCAAAGAGCGCGAAGCTGCGCGCTGCAGAGAAATTATAA
- the ftsL gene encoding cell division protein FtsL produces MLAHREDDYEYEISETPAPEIQPPKEPLVRREVNTNLRNCLRAIFFLIAFGAMVVTLLGGIGAKNGYTLLDTQQKADQLEQENERLKIEIAQLKSPARIESIAVEQLHMQVPQNMYFSHEGE; encoded by the coding sequence ATGCTGGCGCATAGAGAAGACGATTATGAATACGAGATATCCGAGACGCCCGCACCTGAGATACAGCCGCCGAAGGAGCCGCTCGTACGGCGCGAGGTCAATACGAATCTGCGTAACTGCCTGCGTGCGATCTTCTTCCTCATCGCGTTCGGCGCGATGGTGGTGACACTGCTCGGCGGTATCGGCGCAAAGAACGGCTACACCCTGCTCGACACGCAGCAGAAGGCGGATCAGCTCGAACAGGAGAACGAGCGGCTCAAGATTGAGATTGCACAGCTGAAATCGCCCGCGCGGATCGAGTCGATTGCCGTGGAGCAGCTGCATATGCAGGTACCGCAGAATATGTATTTTTCACACGAAGGGGAATGA
- a CDS encoding UDP-N-acetylmuramoyl-L-alanyl-D-glutamate--2,6-diaminopimelate ligase gives MMKRLQELAELIPNARLSGGDVEITSIERDSRRVGEGALFVCIAGAHVDAHSFIPNAARAGARAILTERETVVVPDGMSVLHVQDLQAALDVIVPYFYDYPARSMRVIGITGTNGKTTTSYLVRAILRHAGKRVGLIGTIQVMMEDEVFPTANTTPDVIVMQQLLSEMRARGMDAVVMEVSSHALDQGRVAGIEFDTAVFTNLTQDHLDYHKTMENYARAKARLFDLVSEAGTKAGKTAVLNADDAASVTMRAHTRCPVISYGMEQPADLAARDVHLAQDGMELTLVHEDAEPVKLHIGITGLFNVYNVLAATGAALAEKIDAADIAAALRAFTGVPGRFELVRAGQDFSVIVDYAHTPDGMENVLRTARAVTAGQIIAVFGCGGDRDRTKRPIMGRMAAELSDIVVLTSDNPRTEDPVSILDEVETGVLPVIGAKPYEKLVDRRTAIFHAIGAAKAGDTVVILGKGHENYQILKDGTIHFDDRETAREAIRGL, from the coding sequence ATGATGAAGCGGTTACAGGAACTCGCAGAACTCATTCCGAACGCGCGGCTCTCAGGGGGCGACGTCGAGATCACGAGCATTGAGCGGGATTCGCGGCGCGTCGGAGAGGGCGCGCTCTTTGTCTGTATCGCGGGCGCTCATGTGGACGCACACAGCTTCATACCAAATGCGGCGCGGGCGGGAGCTCGCGCCATTTTGACGGAGCGGGAGACGGTGGTTGTGCCCGACGGCATGAGCGTCCTCCACGTGCAGGATCTACAGGCGGCACTGGATGTGATTGTGCCGTATTTCTATGACTATCCCGCGCGCAGCATGCGCGTCATCGGCATTACGGGCACGAACGGCAAGACCACGACGAGCTATCTCGTGCGCGCAATCCTGCGCCACGCGGGAAAACGCGTGGGACTCATCGGGACGATACAGGTCATGATGGAGGACGAGGTGTTCCCCACGGCGAATACAACGCCCGATGTCATCGTCATGCAGCAGCTGCTTTCCGAGATGCGTGCACGCGGCATGGATGCGGTCGTGATGGAGGTCTCCTCCCACGCGCTCGATCAGGGGCGCGTTGCGGGCATCGAGTTCGACACGGCGGTGTTCACGAATCTGACGCAGGATCATCTCGACTATCACAAGACGATGGAGAACTACGCGCGGGCAAAGGCGCGCCTCTTTGACCTCGTGTCGGAGGCGGGAACAAAGGCGGGCAAGACCGCCGTGCTCAATGCGGACGATGCGGCGAGCGTGACGATGCGTGCGCATACGCGCTGTCCCGTCATCTCCTACGGCATGGAGCAGCCCGCTGATCTCGCGGCACGGGATGTGCATCTGGCGCAGGACGGCATGGAGCTGACGCTCGTTCATGAGGATGCAGAACCTGTGAAGCTGCATATCGGCATCACGGGGCTGTTCAATGTCTACAATGTGCTCGCAGCGACGGGCGCGGCGCTTGCGGAGAAGATAGACGCAGCGGATATCGCGGCGGCACTCCGTGCGTTCACGGGCGTGCCGGGACGCTTTGAGCTTGTGCGCGCGGGACAGGATTTCTCCGTCATCGTGGACTATGCGCACACGCCGGACGGCATGGAGAATGTCCTGCGCACGGCGCGCGCCGTGACGGCGGGGCAGATCATCGCCGTCTTTGGCTGCGGCGGCGACCGCGATCGGACGAAGCGCCCCATCATGGGACGCATGGCGGCGGAGCTCTCGGACATCGTCGTCCTTACCTCGGACAATCCGCGCACGGAGGATCCTGTGTCGATTCTGGATGAGGTGGAGACGGGCGTTCTGCCCGTGATCGGTGCAAAACCTTACGAGAAGCTCGTGGATCGGCGCACGGCGATCTTTCATGCCATTGGCGCGGCAAAGGCGGGGGACACGGTTGTCATCCTCGGCAAGGGGCATGAGAACTATCAGATTCTAAAGGACGGGACAATTCATTTCGACGACCGCGAGACGGCGCGCGAAGCAATCAGGGGGCTGTGA
- a CDS encoding UDP-N-acetylmuramoyl-tripeptide--D-alanyl-D-alanine ligase, with the protein MGLTWDEMCAATGAQLHSGKLAGTAVIPQITTDTRKISDGDLFIALRGENFDGADFAADALAKGAAAVLVAEPISADVQKALKKVKGAVLTVKDTLVTYQAIAHAWRMKFDIPVVAITGSNGKTTTKDLTAAVLSGRGAVCRTAANYNNEVGLPLTLLGITAEDTAAVVEIGMRGLGQIAALAPVAVPNIGIVTNVCEVHMELLGSIENIAKAKAELVEAIPAGGTVILNADDARVAAMRPLAGEGVRVLTYGISAAAEVRAEALRCSADGSQFMVTWANERHDYSIPLAGRHNVSNVLAALAAGFVLGLTPQEMQTGLQRLMVTKMRYEVHEVGAWTFINDAYNASPSSMRAAIETTAALYAGRKIAVLGDMLELGSAAEEAHRDIGRRVAALGFAALVTYGPQARWMHEEAEAAGCNAHHAETHAKAADVLRSLLADGDTVLFKGSRGMKMEEIIGLLTGKEAGH; encoded by the coding sequence ATGGGACTGACATGGGACGAGATGTGCGCGGCGACGGGCGCACAGCTGCACAGTGGGAAACTCGCGGGTACTGCCGTCATTCCGCAGATTACGACCGATACGCGCAAGATTTCGGATGGAGATCTCTTTATCGCGCTGCGTGGTGAGAACTTCGACGGGGCGGACTTCGCGGCGGATGCGCTCGCAAAGGGCGCAGCGGCTGTGCTCGTCGCGGAGCCGATCTCCGCAGACGTACAGAAGGCGCTGAAAAAGGTGAAGGGCGCTGTCCTTACGGTAAAGGATACGCTCGTGACATATCAGGCAATTGCCCACGCGTGGCGCATGAAGTTCGACATCCCCGTCGTTGCAATCACGGGCTCGAACGGCAAGACGACGACGAAGGATCTGACGGCGGCGGTGCTCTCGGGGCGCGGCGCAGTCTGTCGTACGGCGGCGAACTACAACAACGAGGTCGGATTGCCGCTCACGCTGCTTGGCATCACGGCGGAGGATACTGCCGCCGTCGTGGAGATCGGTATGCGCGGGCTGGGGCAGATCGCGGCGCTCGCGCCCGTCGCCGTGCCGAACATCGGCATTGTGACGAATGTCTGCGAAGTGCATATGGAGCTGCTCGGCTCCATCGAGAACATTGCAAAGGCGAAGGCAGAGCTCGTGGAGGCGATTCCTGCGGGCGGGACGGTCATCCTCAATGCGGACGATGCGCGTGTCGCCGCAATGCGTCCGCTTGCAGGAGAGGGCGTACGCGTCCTGACCTATGGCATCTCTGCGGCGGCGGAGGTGCGCGCCGAGGCGTTGCGCTGCTCCGCTGATGGCTCACAGTTCATGGTGACGTGGGCGAATGAGCGCCACGACTACAGCATTCCGCTCGCGGGCAGGCACAATGTCAGCAACGTGCTTGCGGCGCTTGCGGCGGGCTTTGTGCTCGGCCTCACGCCGCAGGAGATGCAGACGGGGCTGCAGCGGCTTATGGTGACGAAGATGCGCTACGAGGTGCACGAGGTCGGCGCATGGACATTCATCAACGATGCCTACAATGCAAGCCCCTCATCCATGCGCGCCGCCATTGAGACGACAGCGGCTCTCTACGCAGGGCGCAAAATTGCCGTGCTTGGCGATATGCTCGAACTCGGCTCGGCTGCCGAGGAGGCGCATCGGGACATCGGGCGGAGGGTCGCGGCACTGGGCTTTGCGGCACTCGTGACCTATGGGCCGCAGGCACGATGGATGCACGAGGAAGCGGAGGCGGCCGGATGCAACGCGCATCACGCGGAGACGCACGCGAAGGCAGCTGACGTTCTGAGAAGTCTGCTTGCGGACGGCGATACAGTTCTCTTCAAGGGCTCGCGTGGGATGAAGATGGAAGAGATCATCGGACTTTTGACGGGCAAGGAAGCGGGGCACTGA
- the mraY gene encoding phospho-N-acetylmuramoyl-pentapeptide-transferase codes for MEHLVDFLSPQLRALVTVVTSLAIVLFSGVYFLPFLHRLKYGQSIREEGPASHQAKSGTPTMGGVMIVLAVTAATLLFAPLTVTTLLALFIFLGHFLLGFADDYIKVVKKRNLGLRAYQKLLGQLLISAITILIGRALLGHDTSVWMPILGETLDIGALYYVLVVFVLVGTSNAVNLTDGLDGLASGTVAVAALFYAALLYSVDSSLMTFSAAIIGATVGFLWYNHHPARIFMGDTGSLALGGALAGIAILSHTEMLLPIVGFVFFCEALSVILQVISFQTRGKRIFRMSPIHHHFELGGWSETRVVYTFWAVGAAGAVLAWIVVLIS; via the coding sequence ATGGAACATCTCGTAGATTTTCTTTCTCCGCAGCTGCGCGCTCTTGTGACCGTCGTAACATCGCTCGCTATTGTCCTTTTCAGTGGCGTATACTTTCTCCCGTTTCTGCATCGTCTGAAATACGGGCAGAGCATTCGCGAGGAGGGCCCTGCGAGCCATCAGGCAAAGAGCGGCACGCCGACGATGGGCGGCGTGATGATTGTGCTCGCCGTGACTGCGGCGACCCTGCTCTTTGCGCCGCTCACGGTGACGACGCTGCTCGCGCTCTTCATCTTTCTCGGGCATTTCCTGCTCGGCTTTGCGGACGACTATATCAAGGTCGTGAAGAAACGCAACCTCGGGCTGCGCGCCTATCAGAAGCTGCTCGGACAGCTCCTCATCTCCGCCATTACCATCCTCATCGGGCGCGCACTGCTCGGACACGATACGAGCGTGTGGATGCCGATTCTCGGCGAAACGCTCGACATTGGCGCACTGTACTACGTCCTCGTCGTATTTGTGCTCGTCGGCACGTCGAACGCAGTCAATCTGACGGACGGGCTCGACGGTCTTGCCTCGGGGACAGTCGCCGTGGCGGCGCTCTTCTATGCGGCGCTCCTGTATTCTGTCGACAGCAGTCTCATGACGTTCTCTGCGGCGATAATTGGTGCAACGGTCGGCTTTTTGTGGTATAATCATCATCCGGCGAGAATCTTCATGGGCGACACGGGTTCGCTTGCACTCGGCGGGGCGCTCGCGGGCATCGCGATCCTCTCGCATACGGAGATGCTTCTGCCCATCGTGGGCTTCGTCTTCTTCTGCGAGGCGCTGTCCGTGATCCTGCAGGTCATATCGTTCCAGACGCGCGGCAAGCGCATCTTCCGCATGAGTCCGATTCATCATCACTTCGAGCTCGGCGGATGGAGCGAGACACGCGTGGTATATACGTTCTGGGCGGTTGGCGCAGCGGGCGCGGTGCTCGCGTGGATTGTTGTACTCATATCTTAA
- the murD gene encoding UDP-N-acetylmuramoyl-L-alanine--D-glutamate ligase, which produces MSYQNQSALVIGAGISGFAAARYLAAAGARVTLSDAKAEADAEKDALTQKHIEDLRAQGISCVFGAQREELLAGTDLIVLSPAVPERIPLVTAARERGIRVTTEVELAGEIARAPLYAITGTNGKTTTTTLLGELLRAHFAAVGVGGNIGVPLIDVAQETPADGAIAAEISSYQMEATAHFHAAIVAELNVTPDHIVRHGSMEVYQAMKEKLFAAQTAEDFLVLNYDDPHTRGMAERANGQVCFFSRREELAEGACVRADGMIVIRWDGEEHVLIETSELGIPGGHNVENALAAAAMAFFAGVTPAEMRPVLRAFKGVEHRIEFVRTLDGVRYFNDSKATNTDSAIKALEAFAGHMILIAGGDDKLTDLTEFMTLVHARVDELILVGDATERFAAAALEAGIAAEQIHRAGYHMEEAVRIAHELAAAPQTVLLSPACASFDMYGGYEERGRDFKRIVNEL; this is translated from the coding sequence TTGTCCTATCAAAATCAGTCTGCGCTCGTCATCGGGGCGGGCATCAGCGGCTTTGCGGCGGCGCGATACCTCGCGGCGGCGGGCGCGCGCGTGACGCTCTCGGACGCGAAGGCCGAGGCAGATGCGGAAAAAGATGCACTGACGCAGAAACATATTGAAGATTTGCGGGCGCAGGGAATCTCCTGCGTCTTTGGCGCACAAAGGGAAGAACTGCTCGCGGGGACGGATCTCATCGTCCTCTCGCCCGCCGTGCCCGAGCGCATCCCACTCGTGACCGCCGCACGGGAACGCGGCATCCGCGTCACCACCGAGGTCGAGCTGGCGGGAGAGATTGCACGTGCGCCCCTCTATGCCATCACGGGGACGAACGGAAAGACCACGACGACGACGCTGCTCGGCGAGCTCCTGCGCGCGCATTTTGCTGCGGTCGGCGTCGGCGGCAACATCGGCGTGCCGCTTATCGATGTGGCGCAGGAGACCCCCGCAGACGGCGCGATTGCGGCGGAGATCTCAAGCTATCAGATGGAGGCAACTGCGCATTTTCACGCTGCGATTGTCGCGGAGCTGAACGTGACCCCCGACCACATCGTACGTCACGGCTCGATGGAGGTCTATCAGGCGATGAAGGAGAAGCTCTTTGCCGCGCAGACGGCGGAGGACTTCCTCGTGTTGAACTATGACGATCCGCATACGCGCGGGATGGCGGAGCGTGCCAATGGGCAGGTATGCTTCTTCAGCCGACGTGAGGAACTCGCAGAGGGCGCATGCGTGCGCGCCGACGGCATGATCGTCATTCGCTGGGATGGCGAGGAGCATGTCCTCATTGAGACAAGTGAACTCGGTATTCCGGGTGGACATAACGTCGAGAATGCGCTCGCGGCGGCGGCAATGGCGTTCTTTGCAGGAGTAACGCCTGCAGAGATGCGCCCTGTGCTGCGCGCGTTCAAGGGTGTGGAGCACCGTATCGAATTTGTGCGGACGCTGGACGGCGTCAGATACTTCAATGATTCGAAGGCGACGAATACGGATTCTGCAATCAAGGCGCTCGAGGCATTTGCCGGGCATATGATCCTGATTGCGGGCGGCGACGACAAACTGACCGACCTCACGGAGTTTATGACGCTTGTGCATGCGCGCGTGGATGAACTCATCCTTGTCGGCGATGCGACGGAGCGCTTTGCTGCGGCGGCACTCGAGGCAGGAATCGCGGCGGAGCAGATCCACCGCGCGGGCTACCATATGGAGGAGGCCGTACGGATTGCACATGAGCTTGCCGCCGCGCCGCAGACGGTGCTCCTCTCGCCCGCCTGTGCCAGCTTCGACATGTACGGCGGCTATGAGGAGCGCGGTCGGGACTTCAAGAGGATTGTGAACGAGCTATGA